AAACAACCGTGACGAACAGTGAGCGTGTTCGACCCTAATCGTTGTCATGGACCGTCccttgttttcagacatgtgtgtgcatgtgtccgTGAACAACACACCACCGTAGACGTGAGCTCGTCCACAGAGCCGGAGGTCTTCGCGTTCACCCATCACTCACAGCGGAGGAGGACACCGACGCTCCCCGGGCGGCTTGAAGTCTTCAGCGGGCTGGTGACGCTCTCCCGGCAGCAGGATGACGTGCCGTGACCGGACCGTTGAGTTCCAGTCAGCCTGTAAATCTCTCCAGGGCAGACAGGTATGTTGGGACAGTTCATCCAACACCACAGCTCAATAATACAAGTGTGACTCCATCTATGTCCAGGCCCTGGCAGCTTTTGCTTTTGGTTCCTTTTTATGTTTCTCTCCGGTTGGTTTCACTTTGGCTTCAAGTTGTCTAATATATTTAGTGTCGTATCGATGGAGGCCTGTTTAacttattaatttaatttctcaaGGCAGACACGTATTAAAAAACAGGGGTTTGTCCAGTGTGCAAACCTTAAATTATTCATAAACCACTCAAGTGTGTTGAAATGTACATGTCTTCAAAGTAGATTCTTGCTCCTGTTGACAGAAGCTGGACACGTGTATTAGTCTCAGCCTCTGTATGAAGGCActgttgatatttcatgtttgaaagtcatAGGATGCTGTTGAAAGATattaaagacagacagaagtataataaaataataacatggtGTTTAGAAAGACCAGATAGCTGAACACAGGGCTTTATGGGGCTTATTAATACCTGATGATGTGCAGATCAAAACCATCCTTAGCCTACTCTTACCTGCAAATTTAACATTAAGCACACATTGGTGTTTTATTTAACTTCTACAGCGCTGGTAAGATGTCTATTATACTCTATTATACACAAATGATTATGGTCAATgggagtcagcaatgccaataTGCTGACCATTGGTCCCTTTTTTTCTGGAGGATCCTTATCAAACAGTGTAGTCACACATCACAGCAGATTGAATATATTCACAAGATGTCAGCGCTCATTTTTCAGTGACACCACAAACATGTTCACATAGTTTGACCAACAACCTAAAAGCCCTTAGAACTGATCGATATCAGAAGGAAGCATGTGGCCAACATATATCAGAAAATccatgtattttaaatgtaataattgACTGTAATGTTTAGTTGGTCAACAGAAATGGAATCAGTGAATTGCCTACCACTTGACCCATCTATGAATCAATGTTGTTCACAGTTGCCTGTCATAAATACTCTTATCTCATATCGTTCTTCTTACCTCCTTTGGCAGAATGGAGTGCAGCCCAGTAAACCAGCTCTCAGCGCTCTCAGGCAGCGCAGTGACTTCACAGTTATGGCCAAGTAAGTTCCCCCACACactgttttttgttgtgtttcaacAGCTAATGAATATTTGTTCTTCGATGTTGATTTTGTGTGTTCAACTATTTGTATTCACACATTATTATCCTCTCCATTCTTATTGCATAATATTTGTTTTGCCAAGCTTATCTTATAGACTGTTAGCAGAGAGGCGCAGAAGAAGATTAAGTTGATTTAATCATCTTATCTAACTCCTGGTAAGAATCCAACCAAGCATATTTCACAgccacatttttgtttgtttccttgcAGGAGAATTGGGAAAGACCTGAGCAATACATTTGCCAAACTTGAAAAGCTCACTATCTGTAAGTGTTCCATCAGTGTCATTCTAGcatctttttcatttgtataAAAATCTTGACTTTGTTCGTGAAGTCTCTGATTCTACATGTTGTCATTTTGATGCTTTAGTGGCAAAGAGAAAATCTCTATTTGACGACAAGGCGGTGGAGATTGAGGAGCTAACGTACATCATAAAACAAGTGAGTACATTTTTAATGTCCCataaaatgtgcttttataAATATACTCTACATTATCTGTGAATAGAGCAGTTATCTACAATCCTGTAAATACATTTCTACATctcctgtgtttatgttttagGACATCAACAGTCTAAATAAACAGATAGCACAACTGCAGGACTTGGTGAGGTCTCGTGGAGCTCCGGGTGGTCGGCATATCCAAACCCACTCTAACACTATAGTGGTGTCATTACAGGTATATTCAACAAGGTTCAATTCACAATTAATTGTGTGTCTGCTCTGGAATGATTTCGATTTTCGTCAAATATATAGGCTTTTAGTGTTCTTTGCCAATtgaaaacatgttaatattaTCGTTTTGCTGAAATTTTTAATTCAGTTCTAGTTTTGTTAATATGCAATGAAATTAAGTGTGACATTTTATGGAAGTAGTTTTGCAGACATCAGAAAAAATGTTGTTCACACAGTAGAGGTCTGTAACAAATGTTCACAGCTAAATTAagctttactttgttatttgtaactttactatgactttttttatccacaGTCCAAACTGGCTTCAATGTCCAATGACTTCAAATCAGTCCTAGAAGTAAGAACAGAGGTGAGCCATACTTAACATTTTCTATACTTTATCATTCAAAGTCAGAAAACACCACAACGTTTTGAATCAGACACAGTCATTCATCATGTTCACCGTCTCCATCGTTTGTTTACCTGCAGAACCTGAAGCAGCAGcgcagcaggagagagcagtTCTCGCAGCCTCCCGTCTCGTCTTCTCCTCTGATGGCAAACAATTTCAGTAAGTCCGCCCACACTGTAGCTTCATGCTTGTAGATGCTCACTGATTTTTCTTGACAACGGTCTCGCATTAAAGTAATGGCAGCAACAGGTAAACAATGCATGCTGTTGTAGCTTCTTAAGGGAGTGTTCACTCTATGATATCATCGGTAGGAAAGTTTAGTCTCTGACACATTTTGTGTTGATTAAAATCCTTCATTAGAATTGAACTTTGTCAGTATGACAGAGGAGCTGTCTTCAGTCTGATTCAGGTGAGAGAAAAAATCTCTTGGGTCAAAGGAAATTTCAAGATTTCATTATCACATTCTGGTCTCTGGTTGGTCATGGTCACAGactgataaatatatattcagcCCAAATCTACCCTCACAAAGGATCCTACCCTTCTCATAATTTACAAATCAGTCTTTCCTAAAGAAACCTTCATCTAATTCACGAAAACTGTGCTGGCAGTTCCAAGTGTAATAGAGTGAACACACCTTTATTTAATCTTGATTTTGGCTTAAGGGGAAAATCAACATATCTGGCAAAATGTGAACTGAGGAGGAGCCAAGGAAATAATTAAACTGGCTTCTAACCAGAGATCCTCTCATTAACTCTGGGAGCTTCCCATGCAGGCATTTACACTGTCAGTGGAAGGTTCATGTGCAGCCTGTAGTGTTCAGGTGTTCTTGGCTATATTTCAAGCAAAGTGTTTATTCTAAATACCTTGAAAGTTATAGATGCATATAAACTCACGAACATAACATTAGATCATAAGTCTTGACATTTGAGACTTATGCTATTGAGACTCACTTTAACATCCAGTGATTCTGACTTTAAAACTTGTATCATTTTACCCATCGTCGTTAATATGCTTTTTCACAAAAAGCTACctaaacagaaatacaaagatATTTGGAACTCTCacagttttcaaatgtttcctcaGGGCatagtgaaaacaaacattatcaattagtattataatgtttttctttacaccTATTCCTTCACATTTTGAATTATACGGTGTCTACAATGAGCATATTGCTTGAAATGAATTCAGGTTGAACAGAAATTTTAACTGCCAGTGTATTTCTCAGAACAACCAGCTTCTGTAATAGGGAACTGCTCGAAGTCCTTGTGAATGATTTAAACTGTATTTG
This window of the Paralichthys olivaceus isolate ysfri-2021 chromosome 9, ASM2471397v2, whole genome shotgun sequence genome carries:
- the stx5a gene encoding syntaxin-5a isoform X1, which codes for MTCRDRTVEFQSACKSLQGRQNGVQPSKPALSALRQRSDFTVMAKRIGKDLSNTFAKLEKLTILAKRKSLFDDKAVEIEELTYIIKQDINSLNKQIAQLQDLVRSRGAPGGRHIQTHSNTIVVSLQSKLASMSNDFKSVLEVRTENLKQQRSRREQFSQPPVSSSPLMANNFRSRKKGAQEPHAAREPRNDYQGYTTSNLKESSVLMQDESRSLGDVAIDMDSQTNPLQLQLIDEQDSYIQSRADTMQNIESTIVELGSIFQQLAHMVKEQEETIQRIDANVEDTQLNVEAAHTEILKYFQSVSSNRWLMIKIFLVLVVFFIVFVVFFA
- the stx5a gene encoding syntaxin-5a isoform X2, with the translated sequence MTCRDRTVEFQSACKSLQGRQNGVQPSKPALSALRQRSDFTVMAKRIGKDLSNTFAKLEKLTILAKRKSLFDDKAVEIEELTYIIKQDINSLNKQIAQLQDLVRSRGAPGGRHIQTHSNTIVVSLQSKLASMSNDFKSVLEVRTENLKQQRSRREQFSQPPVSSSPLMANNFKSSVLMQDESRSLGDVAIDMDSQTNPLQLQLIDEQDSYIQSRADTMQNIESTIVELGSIFQQLAHMVKEQEETIQRIDANVEDTQLNVEAAHTEILKYFQSVSSNRWLMIKIFLVLVVFFIVFVVFFA